The Anopheles merus strain MAF chromosome 2L, AmerM5.1, whole genome shotgun sequence genome has a segment encoding these proteins:
- the LOC121593623 gene encoding larval cuticle protein A2B-like, whose product MFKLFTIICLVALVQGAHIKQSAIKHKTRQASYQLEEVDAGKELIEESQDYYAYPKYQFEYGVKDPLTGDHKSQWEMRDGDIVKGSYTLDEPDGTQRIVEYRADDRNGFEAIVKKIGKPKHPEELGKQLAVKQAADTHHIVGQSYSKLKKFS is encoded by the exons ATGTTCAAACTCTTCACAATCATTTGCCTTGTTGCGTTGGTGCAAGGTGCACACATCAAACAGTCGGCGATAAAGCACAAAACGCGCCAGGCAAGCTACCAGCTCGAGGAAGTCGATGCGGGCAAGGAGCTGATCGAAGAGTCGCAGGACTACTACGCCTATCCGAAGTATCAGTTCGAGTACGGTGTCAAGGATCCGCTGACGGGCGATCACAAGAGCCAGTGGGAAATGCGAGACGGTGACATCGTGAAGG GATCGTACACGCTGGATGAACCGGACGGTACACAGCGCATCGTCGAGTATCGGGCGGACGATCGGAATGGGTTCGAAGCGATCGTGAAAAAGATCGGCAAACCAAAGCATCCGGAGGAGTTGGGCAAGCAGCTGGCGGTAAAGCAGGCAGCAGACACCCACCATATCGTCGGGCAGAGTTACAGCAAGCTGAAGAAGTTCAGCTGA
- the LOC121593321 gene encoding tyrosine-protein phosphatase non-receptor type 23: protein MRRNHHFWVKTEPTALVLLAVAISVSAIRVDWNTNTGPIVPPTSTPAPVPQPPFREPAPVWEDQSDDIPNPNPYRYILPPPSRPKYNDITLEQRKQSQQQQQQQHQSRNGNAQPVPPANPTQTLSTAAPTGQIIDKPQAHQQPLASGANNAAPANSQQPQQQQQQPQQVVPSLAVQYVPNKGLKYYAVVPKHTEVSYGAAKQALLATNDLYDQQLAHSKYDKYDKLNGKYNPKLKKYKAYEKVKYMPYIVYYDATKQQFYYTNVPSNMLVNNRV, encoded by the exons AAAACGGAACCGACTGCCTTGGTTCTACTGGCCGTGGCGATAAGTGTGTCTGCGATACGGGTAGATTGGAACACAAACACTGGGCCAATAGTGCCCCCAACCAGCACACCAGCACCCGTTCCTCAGCCACCATTCCGTGAGCCTGCTCCAGTTTGGGAAGATCAATCCGATGACATCCCGAATCCTAACCCTTACAG GTATAttctaccaccaccatcgcgccCCAAGTACAATGACATTACCCTGGAGCAGCGCAAACAgtcccaacagcagcagcagcagcagcatcagtcTCGGAATGGAAATGCTCAACCCGTCCCGCCAGCAAATCCGACCCAAACTCTCTCCACGGCCGCCCCGACCGGCCAGATCATTGATAAGCCACAGGCTCACCAACAACCCCTGGCTTCCGGTGCTAACAACGCAGCCCCAGCAAACAGTCAGcaaccgcaacaacaacaacaacaacctcaGCAGGTCGTGCCAAGTCTTGCGGTACAGTACGTGCCCAACAAAGGTCTCAAGTATTACGCCGTCGTACCGAAGCACACGGAAGTGTCGTACGGAGCGGCCAAGCAAGCGCTGCTCGCTACCAACGATCTCTACGACCAGCAGCTCGCCCATAGCAAGTACGATAAGTACGATAAGCTCAACGGAAAGTACAATCCCAAGCTGAAGAAGTACAAGGCCTACGAGAAGGTTAAATACATGCCGTACATTGTG TATTACGATGCTACCAAGCAGCAGTTTTACTACACCAATGTTCCTTCAAACATGCTCGTAAATAATAGGGTTTAA
- the LOC121593322 gene encoding cuticle protein 19-like — translation MKQLLIGACLLLALQTSWAVEPSAEVEASSEQHEQIVPKIAQDFEHHEPHDYYAYPKYKFEYGVKDPHTGDQKSHWEERDGDVVKGVYSLYEPDGSERVVVYRADKLHGFEAHVKHIHHAAGGHVQSYSQEPEYLAESHGEHGYSYSNQHLE, via the exons ATGAAGCAA CTATTGATCGGCGCGTGTCTGTTGCTGGCCCTTCAGACGTCCTGGGCGGTGGAACCATCCGCCGAGGTGGAAGCGTCCAGTGAGCAGCACGAGCAGATCGTGCCAAAGATTGCGCAGGATTTTGAGCACCACGAGCCGCACGATTATTACGCGTACCCAAAGTACAAGTTCGAGTACGGTGTGAAGGATCCGCACACGGGCGACCAGAAGAGCCACTGGGAGGAGCGCGACGGTGATGTGGTGAAGGGCGTGTACTCGCTGTACGAACCGGACGGGTCGGAGCGCGTCGTGGTGTACCGGGCGGACAAGCTGCACGGGTTCGAGGCACACGTCAAGCACATCCACCACGCCGCTGGTGGCCACGTGCAGTCGTACAGCCAGGAACCGGAGTACCTGGCCGAGAGCCACGGAGAGCACGGCTACAGCTACAGTAATCAGCACCTGGAGTGA